A region of Odocoileus virginianus isolate 20LAN1187 ecotype Illinois chromosome 11, Ovbor_1.2, whole genome shotgun sequence DNA encodes the following proteins:
- the LOC110128651 gene encoding left-right determination factor 2-like: protein MQPLWLCWALWALPLAGPGAALTEERILDSLLQQLHLSEVPIVDKAAVEGLVIPAHVRAQYVALLQRGHGARSRGKRFSQNFREVVGRFLASEASSHLLVFDMEQRLPPRSELVQAVLRLFQEPVPRAALRRHERLFPRSDRARVTVQWLHVRDDGSNRTALIDSRLVSIHESGWKALDVTEAVNFWQQLRRPRPPLLLQVSVQREHLGPLASSAHRLVRFAPQGPSGGRQGEPQLELHTLDLRDYGAQGNCDPKALVTEGTRCCRQEMYIDLQGMKWAENWVLEPPGFLTYECVGTCQQPPESLIFKWPFLGPRQCIASETTSLPMIVSIQEGGRLQPQVVSLPNMRVQTCSCAWDGVLVPRKLES, encoded by the exons ATGCAGCCCCTGTGGCTCTGCTGGGCCCTCTGGGCGCTGCCCCTGGCCGGCCCCGGGGCAGCCCTGACCGAGGAGCGGATCCTGGACAGCCTGCTGCAGCAGCTGCACCTCAGCGAGGTCCCCATCGTGGACAAGGCCGCCGTGGAGGGGCTGGTCATCCCGGCCCACGTGAGGGCCCAGTACGTGGCCCTGCTGCAGCGCGGCCACGGGGCGCGCTCCCGGGGGAAGAGGTTCAGCCAGAACTTCCGAG AGGTGGTCGGCAGGTTCCTGGCGTCCGAGGCGTCCTCGCATTTGCTGGTGTTCGACATGGAGCAGCGGCTGCCGCCCCGCAGCGAGCTAGTGCAGGCCGTGCTGCGCCTCTTCCAGGAGCCGGTGCCCAGGGCCGCGCTCCGCAGACACGAGCGCCTCTTCCCGCGCAGCGACCGCGCCCGGGTCACCGTCCAGTGGCTGCACGTCCGCGACGACGGCTCCAACCGCACCGCCCTCATCGACTCCAG ACTGGTGTCCATCCACGAGAGCGGCTGGAAGGCCCTGGACGTGACCGAGGCGGTGAACTTCTGGCAGCAGCTGCGCAGGCCCCGGCCGCCGCTGCTCCTGCAGGTGTCGGTGCAGCGGGAGCACCTAGGCCCGCTGGCCTCTAGCGCCCACAGACTGGTCCGCTTCGCCCCCCAGGGGCCGTCGGGCGGCCGGCAGGGGGAGCCCCAACTGGAGCTGCACACCCTGGACCTCAGAGACTACGG AGCTCAGGGAAACTGTGATCCTAAGGCACTGGTGACGGAGGGCACCCGCTGCTGCCGCCAGGAGATGTACATTGACCTGCAGGGGATGAAGTGGGCTGAGAACTGGGTCCTGGAGCCCCCAGGCTTCCTGACCTATGAGTGTGTGGGCACCTGCCAGCAGCCCCCAGAGTCCCTGATCTTCAAGTGGCCATTTCTGGGGCCTCGACAGTGCATCGCCTCGGAGACGACCTCGCTGCCCATGATTGTCAGCATCCAGGAGGGAGGCCGACTCCAGCCCCAGGTGGTCAGCCTGCCCAACATGAGGGTGCAGACGTGCAGCTGTGCCTGGGACGGGGTGCTTGTGCCAAGGAAGCTGGAGTCATAG